The stretch of DNA GAATATATGTTGTGGCAACTTCAGAACACTGACATGGCTGCTCAGATTCCAGGCTCATGATAGTCTCCAAAGATCTCATTCCTTTATTTGGACAGGCTTCCCATTTTATCCTGGGctctacctttattttatttcccaaactGATATGGAACAGAATGAAAACTATGTAAGTATAGTGATTGAAATTACCAGAAGAATTTGGAGGTAAAGGACATGAAGCAATTTATACCTACAGCTATACTGAATTTTCACTTGAAGAAACACAGATGAATCTGATATCCTTCACTTCCCACCCCTCAGCCGACCTAGATCACTTTTGTAAGATGCCCACTCAGGGTGTTCCCTCTCTAGAAGGATACTCCACAGTCTCCTCATATCTTCCTACCTCCCATTACACTTCCAAGAAATATTGTTATTGTCATTGCTGACTTCAtcattatcactattattttatGGTCACTATACGTAAGGTGCCATGCTAAGTATTTTACCCACAAGATCTCCTTTAATTATAAGCACAATCTTGTCAAGTTGTTTTTATCTacagtttacagatgaggctcCTTTGATTCCAGAGGGAAAAAAGCCATTTGCCCAACCCAAACGTGAGCAAGCATTGGGACCAGCATATTACCGAGGTGGATGTGCTTGTGGAAGCAGAGAAAGAGTCTGAACAAGGTGGATGGAGGGCAGTTGCCCCCTCAAACCTCAATAGAAAGTCGTGGAAATGATAAAGCTGCTTCAGCCTGGCCTCCAGATCAGGTATATTCCAGTTTTCCATTAAACCTCAGGTTCACCCCTTCTTGGCAGACACCATAAAGTGAGAGAAATAGTGTGAACTGAGTAGCAGTGAGGTAAGTGAAAGGCAGATTTCCTTTTGGATTAGGGATGACATCTTGGGAGATAATCAGGGAAGAGAAGGAATCATATTGGAAAATTTGAGCTTGGAAGGTAATTAGTGCAAGGGTGGACAGGAGGGTGAGGGAGATAAGCCCAGGGCAAGAGAAGCAAGACTTGGTGATAGAAGAAAATAGCAGGAGGTCCCACACTATATGGGCAGGATTAAATTGTAATATAAGTAGTCAGAAAGACTGGATTTATTATctctggcatttatttatttatttatttatttatttatttatttatttatttattttcaggacTACATGTCTTCTGTTGCATAGAAAACTATGATTATTAATCATTCCAGCCACATATCTGCCTCAGTCAGAGTTTATGTGCATGGAACTACACAAGACTGAAGGGGATCTGAATCTCACAAAGTCCAAGGCAGACTTTACAAGACAGGAAGATGccagtttatttatttgcaatGGGAAGTAAGCTGTCTCCTGGATTGCAAATTCTCAAAACAGCATTTTGGTGAGCAGGGATTCTTGGCAAGTGATGGGCAAGTGGGATTTCGAGAGGTGGCTCATCTGTTGTACTTCAGAGATGTTGTTCTTGACCACAAAAGGGGTACAAGACTCTATTGGCGGGaaatatgttttctcatttgttctgAGTAGGAAAGACTTTGCATCCAGGTCAGATGCTTTCTCTGGGCATCCATACTTTCTAGTTATcttgttttctctagtttttgCTTTGAAGCATGAATTTCTGCTCTATCTTTCCTTATAGCACTTAATTTATTTAGTTACTCATTTTTATAGAAGGTACCACTCTCAAATTGATGGATTAGATCTGACCTTTAAGAAAGAAGGTTCTGAATCTTTAAAGTCAGAAGCAACCATACTTtgctaaaattatatattttattacaataagAACATTGCATATCAAATGACACAGTTCattattataattcttaaaattctaaattatttcaaGTAAGTCTATTTTAACCCATATTTAGCTTATGGTGATGCTGGTCCAAGACCAGGCCTCTGGCTACATTTACATAATTTTGAATATGTTGGTAAGAGCTGCTTATGTTAATAAGTACTGCTGACCCATCCTtgtctgaattcttttttttattggaattcaatttgccaacatatggcataacacccactgctcatcctatcatgtgcccccctcagtgcccgtcacgtGGTCACCCCCACgcccttcccacccacctccctttccaccacccctagttcctttcccagagttagtgaatgttctgtctccctttctgatatttcccactcattttttctcctttcccctttattccctttcactattttttatattccccaaatgaatgagaccatataatgtttgtccttctccgattgacttatttcactcagcataataccctccagttccagccacttcaaagcaaatggtggctatttgtcgtttctaatggctgagtaatattccattgtatacatagaccacatcttctttatccattcatctttggatggacaccgaggctccttccacagtttggctattgtggacattgctgctagaaacatcggggtgcaggtgtcccggagtttcactgcatctgtatctttggggtaaatccccagcagtgcaattgctgggtcatagggcaggtctatttttaactctttgaggaacctccacacagctttccagagtggctgcaccagttcacattcccaccaacagtgcaagagggttcccctttctccacatcttctccaacatttgtggtttcctgccttgttaattttccccattctcactggtgtgaggtgggatctcattgtggttttgatttgtatttccctgatggccagtgatggggagcattttctcatgtgcttgttggccatgtctatgtcttcctctgtgagatttctgttcatgtcttttgcccattgcaggattggattgtttgtttctttgctgttgagtttaataagttctttagagatcttggatacgAGTAccttatctgatacgtcatttgtaaatatcgtctctcattctgtagatagtcttttagttttgttgactgtttcttttgctgtgcaaaagttccttatcttgatgaagtcccaattgttcatttttgcttttgcttctctggccttcatggatgtatcttgcaagaagttactgtggccaagttccaaaaaggtgttgcctgtgttcttctctaggattttgatggaatcttgtctcacatttagatctttcatccattttgagtttatctttgtgtatggtgtaagagaatggtccagtttcattcttctgcatgtagattccaattttcccagcaccatttattgaagagactgtcttttttccagtggatggtctttcctgttttgtcgaatattatttgaccataaagttgagggtccacttctggattctctattttctttaaagataccTCACATAATGTTTCAGTAGTATTGAAAAAGCTATGTGGCTGAGGCCTAATAAGGCAAGTGTATAAATCACTGCATGagccttaaaaaagaacaaaaaagagagagaggctaaAGTTAACAAAGCTCAGTAGCCTCTGCcaagaaaattctggaaggaaATTATAAAGTGAAAGATGTAATCTAGaactgtttgtgtgtgtgctgttcTGAGTAGTGTCTTTCGAAAAAGATTGTCTGTATTTAGACAGAATGTCAATGGATCTGCatccaggaggcaggaggaaatgTCCTTGTGGTCATAAAGTGGATATTTCACTTAACTGACAATGCACAGCAATGCAACGTAGACAGAGCAAAAATGTGAGGATGCATGGAAGAGTGCAAACAAGAAcatgtcatttgttttgttttgttttcctgactcAGATGCTGATCTCATGATTGCCCCCCACTGGCTTGGGATCCTGAATTTGGATTGTTAGCTGCACAGCGAGCTCCATGGCAACCTTAAACTCCAGTAATAGCCTGTCCTCCACATTCTATCTCACAGGTATCCCTGGCTATGAGGAATTTCACCACTGGATATCCATTCCATTCTGTCTCCTCTACCTTGTTGGAATAATGGGTAACTGCACCATCCTGCATATTGTTCGGACAGACCCCAGGCTCCATGAGCCCATGTACTACTTCCTGGCCATGCTTTCCCTTACTGACATGGGCATGTCCATGCCCACAATGATATCACTCTTCAGGGTGTTGTGGTCCATTTCCCGGGAAATCCAGTTCAATATCTGTGTGGTCCAAATGTTTTTCATTCACACTTTCTCCTTCACTGAATCATCTGTGCTCTTGGCCATGGCCTTTGACCGCTATGTGGCTATCTGCCACCCTCTACGATATGCTATCATTCTCACCCCAAGACTTATCATTAAAATTGGACTTGCAGCTCTGCTTAGGAGTGCCTTTGCCATGATTCCACTTTTGGCCAGGTtggccttctttcctttctgccacTCCCACATCCTTTCTCATTCCTATTGTCTGCACCAGGACATGATTCGTCTTGCCTGTGCTGACACaatgtttaatattatatatgGGTTGATTCTGGTTATTGTGCTGTGGGGCATGGACTCTCTGGGTATTTTTGTGTCTTATATGTACATTCTGCACTCAATATTAAGAATTGCATCACGTGAGGGGAGGCTTAAGGCCCTCAACACATGTGCATCCCACATCTGTGTGGTACTCATCCTATATGTGCCGATGATTGGGCTCTCTATTGTCCATCGTTTTGCCAAACACTCCTCTCCCCTCATCCACATCTTCATGGCTCACATCTACTTATTGGTTCCACCCGTGCTTAATCCAATCATCTATAGTGTGAAGACCAAACAGATTCGCCAAGGAGTTCTCCACCTTCTTTTCCCCACAAAAATCAGTTCTACTATGATGTAGGCATGCCCTCAAGACAATAATAGCAGCAATCTAAATGATGTAAACACATACTGATTTGTCTGCTCTAGGTTTGCTGGCATCATATTTGTCAAACAAAGAGTAAAGAACAGAAATGGAGCAACAAAGCATCTGAAAATGTCCTAGGAGAGAATGGTGTCTACTGGGA from Canis lupus dingo isolate Sandy chromosome 21, ASM325472v2, whole genome shotgun sequence encodes:
- the LOC112667872 gene encoding olfactory receptor 51L1-like, encoding MATLNSSNSLSSTFYLTGIPGYEEFHHWISIPFCLLYLVGIMGNCTILHIVRTDPRLHEPMYYFLAMLSLTDMGMSMPTMISLFRVLWSISREIQFNICVVQMFFIHTFSFTESSVLLAMAFDRYVAICHPLRYAIILTPRLIIKIGLAALLRSAFAMIPLLARLAFFPFCHSHILSHSYCLHQDMIRLACADTMFNIIYGLILVIVLWGMDSLGIFVSYMYILHSILRIASREGRLKALNTCASHICVVLILYVPMIGLSIVHRFAKHSSPLIHIFMAHIYLLVPPVLNPIIYSVKTKQIRQGVLHLLFPTKISSTMM